tcattttcattcatttgtattataagtttttaattgttgtaaAAGCATTGGGGTAACCTTTTATCTGTAAgaacgctatataaatgttttgattattattattattatacattctCCTGAATACCAAACATTAGATCAACTGTTCTTAGTTATAAGTAAGCACTATAGCATTGGAAACTAAGCAATTTCTTTTATAGAATATTCAGGTGcaattctttttaaaaagaatttcTTAATTTCttagcttgggcgatatcgatttattttattcacgatatatcgccgacaatatattgcgatattcgatataatcgcgattaatgaaatttgacatcatcagtcttaaaactccaggtgaaagttgtagagagacagtcatagcataagagaggtgttctaatgatctattcttctggttttactccaaatctatggggtgcaagatgtctcagctagcaaatacatcgcgatatttaatcgatatatcgatatatcgcgattatcacGATATATcatgatatatcgcgatatatcgcgattaatcgatatttcgattaaaaccaaatccatccgatatcgaaatcgtttccaaattaatatcgccaTATTCGATAATACcatgatatcgcccaagcttaatggaGGAATCTGCTGAACAATTTTAGTCACTAATAAGCATGCAATATCATCAAGAAATGTGTACACATTACAAACATAAGGCGTGCAATCTTTGTTTGCTAAGCTGAGCAGAGTTTTCTAAGTTTTTGTAATATTTCCAGCTCAATGAAAGTGGTTCATAGGGGAACCATTCCACAAAGCTGTATCTATATCGCTAAGCAAAATTCAGTTAAAATCATTAATtctttataaaaatgttttatttctgGTAGGTTGTTAAAGGATGGTAGGCAGCCTCACACACTAAGACTCTCTGTAAGGAAATACTCTAAGACACATAAATGGAGTCGTGAGAGCAGACAGTGTCCTGTACCTGATGGTGTGCTACACTCATTGCAATCAGGTAAGTAGTTCTTAATTCGTAAcacttggtcttggtcttgtgTGGAGCATCGTTTGGGATAAGATcttacaggggtcgaaattgccactagcccgctagcccgggactaccagatttacagccgggctactgatttttccgacgggctagtggaaaaacaatgcaaaaatcatcattacaaacaacaaagaactgtgctatggtgtattgtaaagtttgagccgtgacgcgagacataatgtgtctttcgggctaccaaaatctcatcagggctactaaaaattattggttactagccctgctgactaccatgaaaatacacttaatttcgacccctgtctTATGAAAGTtgtgtttaatagatgttagttcTGCATTGGGGAtattacccttacactgatacatgtattttaatGTCCACAGTCTGACGCTAAATTGAAACTgttgaaggtaatgatagtagaaagcttaccttaatatatcacttgctgaggtgccgtagtttttgagaaacaagtaaaacaataagtaggatttgaaactttgcatggtggaaataagatatagaagagtttgtggtaacaccatataataataatctctaaatgagttggggtggttctgaaaagaaccgttggattaactctaaaacagtaaaacaatgtcatagtcagttttacatgctaaaataagtTCCGTCTTACTGacatgaattttttttcgtgacttgttttatttatgtCTAGAAAAGTACAGGCCCTCAGCAAGTCATATTtcaaaggaagctttctaccgtcAGTCTATTTAAAgtttgagtttaatgtaaatctgtgttttgtgtcctacaaaaagtacccagaccttTTAGGCACTGTATATTTCATACTCAGAATGGTAACACCCCTATGTTTAGACACTCTCGTTTTTCCTAATCCTAATCCCAACCCCAACCCTTACCGTAACCCTAACTCTCTAGCATGTAAACCATCAGGTGTTTTTCGGAACATATGGTTGTCTGTACATAGAGGTTTCGGAATATTGAGCAGTCACCCTTTCAGAAAACTGTGGATACTCGGTACTCAGAAAGTTGTGTTCCTGTAATTAGACTCTGTGCCTTGTTGCAAAAAGACAAGTTGTCAGGTTGTTGAACTTTTGGGGTTTTAGCTTCTTCGAAATTTTAGGTGACAACTGGAATGTCTCCTGCGGTTAGTCAATTGAATTCCGTTTTCTTTCTGTCTACAGATGAGGCAACTGTTCTTGACAAATTGCTTGACCTTTGCTCAAGTCTTTTTCACAAGATGGTTGATGTGTCTCAACCTTTCCATCTCACATTGATCAGTGTGGGCTTTGCCAAATTCCAGAACCCAACAACCAAGACAAGTGTATCTGACATCAGTAAATTCTTCACACCAAGATCAGGGAAGAGGGGCTTAGATAATGAATCCATCATCAAAGATGGTTGCACGAACATTACAGGTGTTAGTGATTATAATCGATTGGAAACCACGCAAGAATGTCAAACTCCAACACTCAAGACGAGTATGTCTAACATCAGTAAATTCTTTACATCAAGAACAGTAAAGAGAGACCCATCCATCATCAAAGACGGTTGCACAAGCTCGACAGGAGCTTGTGATTCTAATCGATTGGAAACCACGCAAGAATGTCAGAACATGTTCAAAGTCCACCCTAAACTCCTCTCCAATGATGTATCGCAGGATGAACTGGGTTCTCCGAATGGGAGCGCCACTGTGACAGCATGTACCTACATGAAATCGAATAATGAAGCTAAATTAACACATCCCTCTTCTCGGTCAACAATGTCTTGTGCATCAAACACAACCCCTGTGAAAAAGAGCACCAATAGAAACCAAACTTACCATAAAAATGAATCGGATATCAAATCAATGAATGACAAGTCAAGTCCTTCATTTTCATCTaaagcaaaaaacaaatgtatggaTGCCAGCAAATCTGTTTCTCCCAAGAAAGGGACCTCATTCTTTGCACTGAAATCCCACAACATCCAACCGGAACTGACCGACTCCAAGACATCTGTGTTGGAACATTTCGAAAACAAGATGGATTCTCAGAAGGAAGAGGTGGTGGTGAGTCTCTCATcactttttcttgaaaatggaCTTTGTCAGCAAAGTACGTCCTCACTGCGAATATCGAACAATAATAATTCTCATGGACCACTACTGAACGATAATTCTCAAATACCACTGGAGGAAAATGAAGACTTTGTTGATAAAGGAGAAGTTGATAACGCAACCCATCATGCAGTTCCACCCCACATAGACCCATCAGTGTTTTCAGAACTTCCTTCCAACTTACAAGAGGAGATATTGAATGATTGGCAGAAAAGCAACACGTCGCCGTCAAAATCCATCACACACTGTGAACCAGTGGCTTCATCTTCTGAGATTAGGCTTACGGAGTTCCCTAATATAGATCGTTCAGTATTTGAGGAACTTCCTCCAGATATTCAAAAGGATGTCTTGGAGCAACAGAAGCAAAAGAAACGAACCCTGGCAAGTATTTCTCCTACTTCTCAAAAGAAGATAAGTGGAAAAAGACCAAGAAGTTCTAAAACATCATCAGATAAGGGTACCaatgggataaagaataaatgTATCAAAGATTTCTTCTGTCCGAAATAAAACTACTATGTTTAAGTGTTTTGGTAATACGGTACAGTGTATTATTGACACCCAAGTTCATGAGCACAATGCCGGTGCATGGCTGTTGATTGTTTTGTTGCACAAcacatcttaaagccattggacattttcggtaaacagtattttccaaggcccacacttcgtgtatcacaactaatatataaaataacaaacctgtgaaaatttaggctcaatcggtcatcggagtcaggagaaaataacaagaaaacccacccttgtatccgcacgtttcgccgtgtcatgacatgtgtttaaaacaaatccgtaattctcgctaacgagaattgatgttgttttaatgttttctcagaaagtaaagcatttcatggaataatatttcaagagaagtctttcaccattaccttctgtaaaccctgtgagttattttgtgaacttttaatttttgttctgttccgaaagtgtccaatggctttaagtgttgCACAGGAAAGTGTTGTTAAAGGGTTACTGTTACGGTGGTGCAAGAAAAATGAGGCTTAGACCTTTCTATTGTTGATAAAACATACTGCACAGGTTAGCACTTACTGCTGAATGATGGCAAAATATTTAATCACATACAGATGTTGTGACCGAATTCaacatttctgcaaactttcaattaacgGAATACATCTCAtaattgtttgctttgtttctAACAAACTCAACACTGTAGCCATTTCTGCttcccatagttttccaactttgattggcaaaaacttgggctgtgacgttgcaagaAAGATTGATTGTTTGTGGGAACAACTTGAAGTGGGTACTCTCAACATTGTCAAGTGTGATCAAAGAGCAATGAAATATGATGTGATTTATTAGATGTGGTCTTTGAAGATCTTAAAAGTGTAGAACAATGTATATAGAAATAATTGATGTTTTTATGATTAAAACTGGTTAATATAGCAtcatatacatacatgtacagcattGAACAATGCAGCAATATTAATAAGAACAGTAATTATTTAGAGTTTTTCTATTGTGCTCATGTCTTCCAAAAAGGAACTCAAGGCCAAAGGCATATATAGTATTTGATGTGCTTTACACAATGCACAGAACGTATGGCTTTACTTCTAATCCAAATGACAAAGCAATATTGGTCAAGAGTGTGTTTAAAGACTGGGACCCAGTTTCTGAGACTTTAGCAGAAAGTGTTACACATATTTAACAATTTCCTGCTAAACAAAagcaagcaggataccagtcacaaatggtgcatgtgaaatggtattttagttggtaaccttattcggCTAAGCATAGTTTTagtgtgctaagctacttttatAAAGAAGCTCCACGAAATTGGGCCTCACGTGTACCGGTACACTGTGTGGCCggtttcctgcttatttttgccaAGCCAAAAAAATAAAggtagtattttctgctttgagAAGCTCTACAAAATTGGGCCTGGGCAGGGCTCAAAccttatcagaaacaccagaacttgagtatGGTGTTCCTCCATGATGCTACACACTGAAACCGTTGGTGCATTATTAAAGTTAGTCAAAACAATGGGCCCAATCGGCTGAATTTGTTCAAACAGTTGCTGAGATTAAAAGGAATAGACAATTTTGGGTTAGTTAGTTTTTAGGTAATCagtttcaaacaattttattatGCAACTCAAATTTTTTATTGCATCATACAAATTCCTCATCTCGTAAAATATTCACTTTCAGCTCgtttatacaaaataaatacatgtatatttttaagaaataaatattcCATTAAATTTATTACCAGCAAACATTTATGACAACTTTAAATAAAAAGCAATACAAAAGTTAAGATTGTGGCATGTGTGATCAAGAAAATagagattttaaatttttgatcttaaatgttaaAATCTGCATActtgttttactttaaaataataGTTTCCATGGAAACCATGGACACATTTTCAATGTATTTAATGGTTCTGACCTCCATCTATGTAGATCAGATTTGAAAACACCAGAAGGGTTTATTAGCATGACACTTCATTCTTGTAGGCTCAACAGTTTTGCTTTACAAAGGGCACCTCCATGAGAAAGATGCAATTTTCTACTTGGGTATAGGTAGGAACTGGAAGCACCCAGCTCGGGAggcaatttcatacagctgctttaattagaagcacaaaatttgcttttaaaagcacaaaaatagcttgattattttacacatgttagttGCCAAAATTCCATGTAGTAGACATTGGTTGTGGCTGGCatgtagctgttgtttactttttagcataacaattgagtggagtcttggctggtaatctgattttactcaGCCTTGATCTTTTTAGCTCAAGTaagtttgtgcttaagcaggtctatgaaattgagccctggtagTTAGACACTCAACTCTGCATTGTATGCAGCTGAGGAGTccaaccagggcccagtttcatagagctgcttaagcacaaaaaataatgctaaccagaataaggttacaagccaaactaccatgtcatgtgTTCAAGTTGTGATTGGTATCTagttcatttctgcttagctcaATATTgttaagaaaagttttatgcttaaaaccattatacactttcggtaaacagtattgtccaagtcccacacctcgtgtatcacaacttatatataaaataacaaacctgtgaaaatttaggctcaatcagtcatcggagtcgggagaaaataacgggaaaacccactcttgtttccgcatgtttcgccgtatcatgacatgtgtttaaaataaatccgtaattctcgctatcgagaaatgatattgttttaatgttttctcaaaaagtaaagcatttcatggaataatatttcaagagaagtctttcaccattaccttctgtaaaccctgtaaattatttgtaaatctgtgaatttttttcttcttttctgtaccgaaagtgtaaaatggctttaagcagctctatgaaattgcgccTGGGTTAGGGAGCATCAAGATAACGTTCAGGGCAATGGAGGCAGTTTCCTCTATTGCTCCATCTTAAGTATCAAGCCTGGATTAATGTTCATCCACTTCCAAAACATTGATGATGTGAGATACAATAACATCCACAGACTCTCTAATATCCTCTGTTAAGACCATCACCCCTTCATCAGGGGTAGGCTCTTCTAGGGTCTCAAGCTGTGAATCTAAAAGGGAGACCGGCATGAAGTGATCACGATTCATCATTCTCTGGGTAATGATTTCCCTGGTCCCCTTTAGGTACACTAATGTGATGCAGCTGCTGAGTGTTGAGGTTGAGTCAGGGTTGATGGTTGTAAGAGTCGGTCCTGTGAAGAGGAGTTTCCGATAACTCTGCTTCAGGGCTGAACAGGCCAAGATACCATTTTGATGATCATCATACCACCTgatagaaaataaaaacaactctgAATGTGATGACGTGCAAATTTTAAATACAAGTTAGAACAACAGAAATCTTCCCCTTTGTTTCAACAAACTGAGAGATAATTCAGTCAGTCACAATAACATTGGATTTCTAATGGTGTACCTCAAAAATCTCTGAtcaacattttcttgcaaaaatGGTAAATACATCAGACCAAGtgaacaataaaacagtttCTTGTCCTGTCCTGGCTTTTTTTGGAAAAAGGAAGGAGGCAGTCTAtatttaaataagggaataaaagggtagcgacgagttcttacacggccgtttaaaaccggcagggtcgaatgGCTGTGTGATAGCCTTTAGCgcatggcaacgaccctgcaaggttttaaacagacttttaagaacgagtcacttctcttttattcccattcataaatgcccttttgttaaaaaacatttaaaaaatacaattacagacactttgacagttgaaaatttaggtttgaaatgttttttttcaaaaactttgtgaagagtctgttgcgcgtgggttgtgtgtacgctcacgcgcttagaaatagattatgtGCACACTTAGAAGTAGATAACGCGCTGTTACTTATacatagctatgaattgcgttccgtgTGATAAGTTTGCGCACCTGACAtgcggttataaacactggtcattatcaaccgttaaACACTCCCAAGTTAAACACTCCCAAGTGACGCCCTCTCCACCAATGGAAGTAGAGAAATTGTCTGGGATATTTATGAATCCAAGATTAAGTTGACTTCCTATGTCTATGCCACTCATTAAAGACTGCATACTGTACATACTATAACATGCATACTTGGAAAACACATACTTGGAAAACGCAAAAGGCAACAGGAAACATAAGATTAAAGAAATTATATTTCAGAGACAACTGTGAAAAGGAAAGTGGGTGGAGACAATTGCTGGTTTCTGTTATACCATGGTCTTGAAAAATAGACAAAGTTTGATTGATTATGGTATTCCATATTGAGTAAAGTGATCTTTGATCAGGAAATGTTGCCATGCCCCATTTCAGAAATAGTTTCACTTATTAACGGTTATGAGAAATTTTAGACTTTTTTctgaatttcaatttgttgtctGCCTGGTAAGAAAAGAAGTAGATATTTTGTTCAGGCATGAATGAAATCATACTCTCTAACCCACGTATCTAGTGCCAAGGACACAGTTTCTGTAAATCTTCTTCAGATCTTGAACCCAAGGGGTTACAAAAAGGTGGAAGTGCCTTATTAACTTGCATCCTAGGTTTAGACCTTGTCATTAAAGACTCTCGCCTGATTAACTGTATCATTATGCCTTTAGTCGTGTTACTTATAATTAAAAAGGGTATATTATAGCCTATATATTTACCTTTGGAGTTTTTGATGTAATGAAACAAGCCATCCATACCtatcctgaacaaatttaaaacaattaaaataaaatgagtataacattttgtgaatttaaaattttattaaTCTATTGGTActattttgttatgtttgtaACAAACAAATGCATGATCCTACTGCTTTAGAAATGATACAACATTTTCTAAATGATCAAcgctttaaagtcacctggaagtggtattttttcaaaatagagcttttgtcactaatatatgtgttttgatgagtggaatgtgaataaacagttaactaaggttttaaaaaatcagttcttatgttatttacaaatttaagagtagaccccgacccaagagggcgctgttcgtggcgtcaatcgaggcagactttgcctgtaatgcgtagagtaaacacaattgcaaagtacatgtacggaccaagtcgtgagttttttttttcccggcaatgccgaccaggtgtattgctgctgaatgcagaaacactttttgaaatgtaccaactcacgacttggacgtacatgtactttgcacgtgtgtttactatacgcattgcaggcaaagtctgcctcgattgacgtcacaaaaggggtaggcggagtcagccccccaaacaactttatatattttttaaacatataaatcgtgacaaacaattactaaaaaaattgttttattgttcgtattaagcatatactcttatgtttgaaagaaaaacaattctactTCCAGATGACTTTAAGAAGCTTTGATAGAGAACTATAATGAGAATGTATTGATAAAGAGAAACtatattgaaataaaaaggaACCAATCTTTTTACCTGATCAGTCAAGGCAATTTGTTGAGCCATTTTCTGTTTGTTGGACTCTGGATGGAAGTCATCGGCATCTGCAAACTCCCAACCAACCTAGTGAAGAAAAAATGTATGAAGAAAATGTGAAACATCAACTTAGTTGAACCTGTAATTTTTAATCTTTACAGTGACATAGACTTcttgtccagggcccaatttcatagagctgcttatcacACAAAAAttccttagcatgaaatttattccttgataaaaacaagattaccaatcaaatttccacgtgattttcagaataggcaaagaacagctgaataccagtaacaag
This genomic stretch from Asterias amurensis chromosome 9, ASM3211899v1 harbors:
- the LOC139941333 gene encoding probable gluconokinase — encoded protein: MVKIVLLMGVCGSGKSIVGRILSEKVGWEFADADDFHPESNKQKMAQQIALTDQDRYGWLVSLHQKLQRWYDDHQNGILACSALKQSYRKLLFTGPTLTTINPDSTSTLSSCITLVYLKGTREIITQRMMNRDHFMPVSLLDSQLETLEEPTPDEGVMVLTEDIRESVDVIVSHIINVLEVDEH
- the LOC139941331 gene encoding DNA polymerase iota-like — protein: MAEDFLHEDEEDWAKPVENVSCAVVTPKKAIHSKGLSNDQLRLNVNQLNQDNHSRTIVHIDLDCYYAQVEMVRNPSLRSKPLGIQQKYLLVTCNYVARSHGVTKLMRITEALKRCPDLVIVSGEDLRHYREMSYKITGILHQFSPLVERLGFDENFVDVTGLVEKRLLQGGVEESEVIGHQYGEQSSESDSAFTRPHDCTCGCHHRLLIGSHIAQEMRQALNIQLGLTSCAGVAHNKLLAKLVGTTHKPNDQTTLWPSMTSHLMGRLAKATQVPGIGHSSGKKLALLGITTLTELIEAPFSLLKDEFGYQTASVMLKLCQGIDESPVVQSGPPQSISDEDSFRKCSTLQEAQLKISTLLKNLFQRLLKDGRQPHTLRLSVRKYSKTHKWSRESRQCPVPDGVLHSLQSDEATVLDKLLDLCSSLFHKMVDVSQPFHLTLISVGFAKFQNPTTKTSVSDISKFFTPRSGKRGLDNESIIKDGCTNITGVSDYNRLETTQECQTPTLKTSMSNISKFFTSRTVKRDPSIIKDGCTSSTGACDSNRLETTQECQNMFKVHPKLLSNDVSQDELGSPNGSATVTACTYMKSNNEAKLTHPSSRSTMSCASNTTPVKKSTNRNQTYHKNESDIKSMNDKSSPSFSSKAKNKCMDASKSVSPKKGTSFFALKSHNIQPELTDSKTSVLEHFENKMDSQKEEVVVSLSSLFLENGLCQQSTSSLRISNNNNSHGPLLNDNSQIPLEENEDFVDKGEVDNATHHAVPPHIDPSVFSELPSNLQEEILNDWQKSNTSPSKSITHCEPVASSSEIRLTEFPNIDRSVFEELPPDIQKDVLEQQKQKKRTLASISPTSQKKISGKRPRSSKTSSDKGTNGIKNKCIKDFFCPK